The following coding sequences are from one Aeromicrobium duanguangcaii window:
- a CDS encoding Swt1 family HEPN domain-containing protein, with product MAKSNIEVVRAALESLAAVLDPYIEQVTAKFVPEGEDWTVLLAAKDAARGIQGKSYSRTDPQDQFRMVTEPISSLGYLFNDHLSRGEQGFVSELRSVRNDVAHFKPFSPDDAVRALDTIERVMRAIGAVREADAVRTSRLGILRGSFEQQTRRAVREAIALPGTPDAELPAWREVLKPHPDVASGRYNNAEFAADLYSVAVQQNAASEYQDPIEFFRRTYLTDGLKDLLKRAVDRVSGSTSANPVINLQTTFGGGKTHSMLAVWHLFSGRALHEFPQNVQEVLAGHHAEVVGQPVRKAALVGNEIPPGKPSTKPDGTVVNTLWGELAWQLGGAEGYEVVAEADRTGTNPGNLLRELFARFGPAIVLIDEWVAYARQLPDDYDNKDPHAPRVAAGLFETQFTFAQALTLAAENVAGILLLVSVPASESMAPGTAAGGELDATKASDLEVGGHRGRDALERLDNVIRRVAYQWTPATQDESYEIVRRRLFVEPDARALSSIAAAARRFREYYRHHHKEFPTGVGEFEYEARIKAAYPIHPELLDRLYSDWSTLEKFQRTRGVLRFMSHVIHQLYQREDPSPLIMAGSVPLDAQPVRSEIVQYVGNAWDAIIQSEIDGENAVARIVDAERPVLKDRSLALRTARAIFVEATPTLEAALKGKDRRSITLGVAMPGDVLGNIGSALDGLQEKSSHYYAEDGRYWYDTQPSLNRLAAERASQLSLNAVHGEVATRLKQAFKGSTDVIAEVVHPESSSDVAEANHLRLVVVPPQYTHNGKDKESGASKWVHDLLRRRGNAPRSNVNTIVAVAADEKQWGTLESAVRSYLAWSSIFNETARLDLTQSAATQAQTMLETANRTVDDRLAHTWIWGLHAVQDDPQAPYAVGQVRADGPEKNLAKRIGTKLASVDAAHSYIANRVVRLDIEEFLRARWTRGFISFTELWTYYCRYPYLHRLRDRSVLVRALEESLLDAAFADTGFALATGFDTMTGDFHGLAVPLDDTEFGPFDERTLVVRPDLALAQRERERLPRPGPDLDPDPDRKVIPPQPGPTPAPSPPPRKVVANATFSLRHVVNPDGDMPTELQTVAQEILDLLRKAGPDVLDITLTVNAEKADGFDENTVRAVKQNSGDLGLTNSSFEDL from the coding sequence ATGGCGAAGAGCAACATCGAGGTAGTGCGTGCGGCGCTCGAGTCGCTGGCGGCAGTTCTCGATCCGTACATCGAGCAGGTCACCGCGAAGTTCGTACCGGAGGGCGAGGACTGGACGGTGCTCCTCGCGGCGAAGGACGCCGCGAGGGGCATCCAGGGCAAGTCCTACTCGCGTACTGACCCACAGGACCAGTTCCGGATGGTCACCGAGCCGATCTCCTCGCTCGGGTACCTCTTCAACGACCACCTCTCGCGAGGTGAGCAGGGTTTCGTCAGCGAGTTGCGTAGCGTCCGCAACGACGTTGCGCACTTCAAGCCCTTCTCCCCCGACGACGCGGTCCGTGCGCTGGACACGATCGAGCGGGTCATGCGCGCAATCGGCGCGGTGCGCGAGGCCGACGCGGTCCGCACTTCCCGGCTCGGCATCCTGCGCGGAAGCTTCGAACAGCAGACCCGCAGGGCGGTGCGCGAGGCAATCGCTCTGCCCGGGACGCCCGACGCGGAATTGCCGGCGTGGCGGGAGGTGCTCAAGCCGCACCCGGACGTGGCCTCGGGTCGGTACAACAACGCGGAGTTCGCCGCCGACCTGTACTCGGTAGCGGTACAGCAGAATGCCGCGAGCGAATACCAGGATCCGATCGAGTTCTTCCGACGAACGTATCTCACCGACGGGCTCAAGGATCTGCTGAAGCGGGCCGTTGACCGGGTCTCCGGGTCGACGTCGGCCAACCCGGTCATCAACCTGCAGACCACGTTCGGCGGCGGCAAGACCCACTCCATGCTGGCTGTGTGGCACCTGTTCTCGGGGCGTGCGCTGCACGAGTTCCCGCAGAACGTCCAGGAAGTGCTCGCGGGCCATCATGCCGAGGTGGTCGGCCAGCCCGTGCGCAAGGCCGCACTCGTGGGCAACGAGATCCCCCCGGGTAAGCCGTCGACGAAGCCCGACGGCACCGTCGTCAACACGCTCTGGGGCGAACTCGCCTGGCAGCTGGGCGGCGCGGAGGGATATGAGGTCGTCGCCGAGGCCGACAGGACCGGCACCAACCCCGGCAACTTGTTGAGAGAGCTCTTCGCCAGGTTCGGACCGGCCATCGTGCTGATCGACGAATGGGTCGCCTATGCCCGACAGCTGCCGGACGACTACGACAACAAGGACCCCCACGCTCCCCGCGTGGCAGCAGGTCTGTTCGAGACTCAATTCACTTTTGCCCAGGCGCTGACGCTTGCTGCCGAGAATGTGGCTGGCATCTTGCTGCTGGTCTCCGTGCCGGCCAGCGAGAGCATGGCCCCCGGGACCGCAGCGGGAGGTGAGCTCGATGCGACCAAGGCCAGCGACCTGGAGGTAGGTGGCCACCGAGGCCGCGACGCCCTGGAGCGCTTGGACAATGTGATCCGCCGGGTGGCCTACCAGTGGACGCCGGCGACCCAGGACGAGTCGTATGAGATCGTCCGCCGGCGACTGTTCGTCGAGCCGGATGCGAGGGCGCTCTCGTCCATCGCAGCCGCGGCGCGGCGGTTCAGAGAGTACTACCGACACCACCATAAGGAGTTCCCGACCGGGGTCGGAGAGTTCGAGTACGAGGCGAGGATCAAGGCGGCCTACCCTATCCACCCCGAGCTTCTGGACCGGCTCTACTCGGACTGGTCGACCTTGGAGAAGTTCCAACGCACACGGGGCGTTCTGCGGTTCATGAGCCACGTGATCCACCAGCTGTATCAGCGCGAGGACCCCTCTCCGTTGATCATGGCAGGGTCGGTCCCCCTTGATGCGCAGCCGGTCCGCTCGGAGATCGTGCAATACGTCGGCAACGCGTGGGACGCGATCATCCAGTCCGAGATCGACGGGGAGAACGCTGTCGCCCGGATCGTCGACGCAGAGCGCCCCGTGCTCAAGGACCGCTCCTTGGCGCTCCGCACAGCCCGGGCGATCTTCGTCGAAGCCACACCCACCCTCGAGGCTGCGCTCAAGGGCAAGGACCGTCGCAGCATCACCCTCGGTGTCGCCATGCCGGGCGACGTGCTCGGCAATATCGGGTCGGCGCTGGATGGGCTGCAGGAGAAGTCCTCGCACTACTACGCCGAGGACGGCCGGTACTGGTACGACACTCAGCCGTCGCTCAACCGACTCGCCGCCGAACGCGCCTCCCAGCTCTCGCTCAACGCCGTCCACGGCGAAGTCGCAACCCGGCTCAAGCAGGCATTCAAGGGATCCACTGACGTCATCGCCGAAGTCGTCCATCCCGAATCGTCATCCGACGTCGCCGAGGCCAACCACCTCCGGCTCGTCGTCGTGCCACCTCAGTACACCCACAACGGCAAGGACAAGGAGTCCGGCGCCTCCAAGTGGGTGCACGACCTGCTGCGGCGCCGCGGCAACGCTCCCCGCTCCAATGTCAACACCATCGTGGCGGTCGCCGCGGACGAGAAGCAGTGGGGAACGCTCGAATCAGCTGTGCGGTCGTATCTGGCTTGGAGCTCGATCTTCAATGAGACGGCACGACTCGACCTCACTCAATCCGCAGCGACACAGGCCCAGACGATGCTCGAGACGGCGAACCGCACGGTCGACGATCGCCTGGCCCACACCTGGATCTGGGGCCTCCACGCAGTACAGGACGACCCGCAGGCACCGTACGCCGTCGGGCAGGTGCGTGCGGACGGTCCGGAGAAGAACCTCGCCAAGCGCATCGGCACCAAGCTTGCCTCCGTCGACGCCGCTCACTCCTACATCGCGAACCGTGTCGTGCGCCTCGACATCGAGGAGTTCCTGCGAGCACGGTGGACCCGTGGATTCATCAGTTTTACCGAGCTGTGGACCTACTACTGCCGATACCCCTACCTGCATCGCCTACGTGACCGCTCGGTTCTGGTTCGGGCTCTCGAGGAGTCGCTCCTCGATGCCGCCTTCGCGGACACCGGGTTTGCGCTGGCGACCGGGTTCGACACGATGACCGGCGACTTCCACGGACTGGCCGTCCCGCTTGACGACACCGAATTCGGACCGTTTGACGAGCGGACGCTCGTCGTACGTCCCGACCTAGCTCTTGCGCAGCGCGAGCGCGAAAGGTTGCCACGCCCGGGGCCCGACCTGGATCCCGATCCGGATCGGAAGGTGATACCGCCGCAGCCCGGGCCGACGCCAGCTCCATCCCCTCCCCCGCGCAAGGTCGTTGCCAACGCCACCTTCTCCCTTAGGCATGTCGTGAACCCCGATGGCGACATGCCCACGGAACTGCAGACCGTCGCCCAGGAGATCCTCGACCTGCTGCGGAAGGCGGGCCCGGATGTCCTCGACATCACTCTCACCGTGAATGCCGAGAAGGCTGATGGGTTCGACGAGAACACCGTGCGGGCAGTGAAGCAGAATTCGGGCGACCTCGGGCTGACGAACAGTTCGTTCGAGGACCTGTAA
- a CDS encoding DUF1156 domain-containing protein, producing the protein MTTSPDAPVRKKLIEVSIPLEDINSASAREKSIRHGHPSTLHLWWARRPLAAARAVLFAQLVDDPSSNPDLTEEQQTVERERLHGIIRRLVKWENINNETLLREAHEEILKSTGGKPPAILDPFAGGGTIPLEAQRLGLEAHASDLNPVAVLINKALIEIPPKFAGRAPVFPGAAETKLGNWPRATGLAEDVRRYGAWMREQAEERIGDLYPDATVVDEKTGKKTKATTIAWIWARTVTCPNPACGIEMPLVRSWWLGKKKGKEAYVVPTVVDDPDSPSGRRVEFTIGHDKAKGPTKTTDGTVSGRAGGVCVACGSPATSDYIKGEGVAERMGAALMAVVAEGSRRRIYVSPTDQHREAAVVDRPPGSPNQKLGHDPRNLWTPAYGLTKFSDLFTNRQLVALTTFSDLVSEAREKVLQDAVASGLTAGARLADGGDGAEAYADAVATYLAMGVSRTTDLNNSLVTWSNSRDQARNLFARQAIPMAWDFVEVSPFARAAGDLSIATETQAEAIDKLPATPVGEASQLDAASRDYSTVVVATDPPYYDNIGYSDLSDFFYVWLRRSLRDVHPVLFASMLVPKAEELVANPYRHGGRKGAEMFFETGFEHVFARAREGASEEYPLTVFYAFKQSELEAEGVTSTGWATILEGMIREGWAITATWPVRSERSGRMISVGTNALASSIVLVLRPRHETAGQTTRRGFLAALRRELPDALEKLRQGAIAPVDLTQATIGPGMAVFSSFTRVVENDGTDMSVKAALRLINQALDEVLAEGEGDLDADTRFCLKWYEQYGWSKGPFGDADLLARSYDTSVRGVADSGVLTQGEGIVQLVRPPDLPPTWNPVTDARISAWEVMCHLGRVLSSEDGGLEPAARLMSLAATRPELDVEAVQRLAYRLYEMTKTSRTDDARLFNLVGGSWTDLTEAASRVQLRSEVQTELDFGDED; encoded by the coding sequence ATGACGACAAGTCCCGATGCCCCGGTTCGCAAGAAGCTGATCGAGGTGTCAATCCCGCTGGAGGACATCAACAGCGCGTCCGCCCGGGAGAAGTCCATACGCCATGGGCATCCGTCGACGTTGCACCTGTGGTGGGCGCGCCGACCGCTCGCTGCGGCGAGGGCCGTGTTGTTCGCTCAACTGGTCGATGACCCGTCCTCGAACCCGGACCTGACCGAGGAGCAGCAAACGGTCGAGCGGGAGCGGTTGCACGGGATTATCCGTCGCCTCGTCAAGTGGGAGAACATCAACAACGAGACCCTGCTGCGTGAAGCGCACGAGGAGATCCTCAAGTCCACTGGCGGCAAACCACCCGCGATCCTCGACCCCTTCGCCGGCGGCGGCACGATCCCGCTCGAGGCCCAACGCCTCGGCTTGGAGGCGCACGCCTCGGACCTCAACCCTGTCGCGGTGCTGATCAATAAGGCACTCATTGAGATCCCCCCGAAGTTCGCGGGCCGGGCACCGGTCTTTCCCGGAGCGGCCGAAACCAAGCTCGGGAATTGGCCGCGCGCCACAGGCCTCGCCGAGGACGTGCGCCGCTACGGCGCCTGGATGCGCGAGCAGGCCGAGGAGCGCATCGGTGATCTCTACCCGGACGCGACGGTCGTCGATGAGAAGACCGGGAAGAAGACGAAGGCGACCACGATCGCCTGGATCTGGGCGCGCACCGTCACCTGCCCCAACCCCGCCTGCGGCATCGAGATGCCACTGGTCCGCTCCTGGTGGCTCGGGAAGAAAAAGGGCAAGGAGGCGTACGTAGTACCCACCGTCGTCGACGACCCCGACTCCCCGAGCGGCCGACGGGTCGAGTTCACCATCGGGCACGACAAGGCAAAGGGTCCGACGAAGACGACCGACGGGACAGTCTCGGGTCGCGCTGGCGGAGTCTGCGTCGCGTGCGGCTCTCCCGCGACGAGCGACTACATCAAGGGCGAGGGAGTTGCCGAACGGATGGGCGCTGCGCTGATGGCGGTCGTCGCCGAGGGCAGCCGGCGCCGCATCTATGTCTCGCCGACGGATCAGCACCGCGAGGCGGCGGTTGTCGATCGGCCGCCCGGGAGCCCGAACCAGAAGCTCGGCCACGACCCACGCAATCTCTGGACGCCGGCGTATGGCCTGACGAAGTTCTCGGACCTCTTCACTAACCGGCAGTTGGTGGCGCTGACGACGTTCAGCGACCTTGTGAGCGAGGCGCGGGAGAAAGTCCTGCAGGACGCTGTCGCGTCGGGCCTCACCGCTGGCGCGCGTCTCGCCGACGGCGGTGACGGCGCCGAGGCGTACGCCGACGCGGTCGCCACCTACCTTGCGATGGGTGTTAGCCGGACGACTGACCTGAACAATTCCCTCGTTACGTGGTCGAACTCGCGAGATCAAGCAAGGAACCTTTTTGCCCGTCAGGCGATCCCCATGGCCTGGGATTTTGTCGAGGTCTCGCCATTCGCCCGCGCAGCTGGCGATCTTTCGATCGCCACCGAGACCCAGGCAGAGGCGATCGATAAGCTTCCCGCTACGCCCGTCGGCGAAGCATCCCAATTGGATGCGGCATCGCGGGACTACTCCACCGTCGTGGTCGCCACCGACCCGCCGTATTACGACAACATCGGCTACTCGGATCTGTCCGACTTCTTCTACGTCTGGCTGCGTCGTTCTCTGCGTGATGTCCATCCGGTTTTGTTCGCATCGATGCTCGTGCCGAAGGCAGAGGAACTTGTTGCCAACCCTTATCGTCACGGTGGGCGAAAGGGGGCGGAGATGTTCTTCGAGACTGGGTTTGAGCATGTCTTCGCCCGAGCGCGAGAGGGCGCGTCGGAGGAGTACCCGCTCACTGTGTTCTACGCGTTCAAGCAGTCCGAGCTCGAGGCGGAGGGCGTTACGAGCACTGGCTGGGCCACCATCCTGGAAGGCATGATTCGTGAGGGCTGGGCAATCACGGCAACGTGGCCGGTCCGCTCGGAGCGCAGTGGGCGAATGATCTCGGTTGGCACCAACGCGCTCGCCTCGTCGATCGTACTGGTCCTCCGGCCGCGCCACGAGACAGCAGGTCAGACGACGCGGCGCGGATTCCTCGCGGCACTACGCCGAGAGCTTCCCGACGCACTGGAGAAGCTGCGTCAGGGCGCGATCGCTCCTGTGGACCTCACGCAGGCGACCATCGGTCCCGGGATGGCAGTGTTCTCCAGCTTCACGCGCGTGGTCGAGAACGACGGCACTGATATGAGTGTCAAGGCTGCCCTTCGGCTGATCAACCAGGCCCTCGACGAAGTGCTGGCCGAGGGCGAGGGCGACCTCGATGCGGACACTCGGTTCTGCCTGAAGTGGTACGAGCAGTACGGCTGGAGCAAGGGTCCGTTCGGCGATGCCGACCTGCTGGCTCGCTCCTACGACACGTCGGTGCGAGGCGTGGCGGACTCCGGGGTGCTGACACAGGGAGAGGGAATCGTGCAGCTCGTTCGACCGCCCGACCTACCGCCGACGTGGAACCCGGTCACCGATGCCCGAATCTCCGCCTGGGAGGTGATGTGCCATCTCGGCCGCGTCCTCTCCTCCGAGGACGGTGGCCTGGAGCCGGCCGCGAGGCTCATGTCGCTGGCAGCGACCCGGCCGGAGCTCGACGTCGAGGCTGTGCAGCGGCTGGCGTATCGCCTGTATGAGATGACGAAGACCTCCCGCACCGACGACGCCCGGCTGTTCAACCTGGTCGGTGGATCGTGGACGGATCTGACCGAAGCCGCGAGCCGGGTGCAGCTCCGGTCCGAGGTGCAGACCGAGCTCGACTTCGGAGATGAGGACTGA
- a CDS encoding very short patch repair endonuclease gives MTNPVIPPTSVEITASRRMSRQRTRDTQPEILVRRELHRRGLRYRVDAKLPGMPRRRADLLFTGAKVAVFVDGCFWHACPKHKTAPMNNGSWWAAKLARNVERDHETRDHLSSLGWTVLRVWEHEDMKHAASDIERVVRAAAGG, from the coding sequence ATGACCAACCCGGTGATCCCCCCGACCTCGGTCGAAATCACAGCCTCTCGACGGATGTCCCGGCAGAGAACACGCGACACTCAGCCTGAGATCCTTGTCCGAAGAGAACTCCACCGACGCGGCCTCCGCTATCGGGTCGACGCCAAGCTTCCCGGCATGCCACGCAGGCGAGCCGATCTCCTGTTCACCGGCGCGAAGGTCGCCGTGTTCGTCGACGGATGCTTCTGGCACGCGTGCCCCAAACACAAGACAGCACCGATGAACAACGGCTCCTGGTGGGCCGCGAAGCTGGCACGCAACGTTGAGCGGGACCATGAGACCCGTGACCATCTCAGCTCCCTCGGATGGACGGTGCTCCGCGTTTGGGAGCACGAAGACATGAAACACGCAGCCTCTGACATAGAAAGGGTGGTCCGCGCAGCGGCTGGCGGCTGA
- a CDS encoding DNA cytosine methyltransferase yields the protein MSTHTPSSDSGPAAAKPKSREPKITTLDLFAGAGGLTEGLNAAPGRRFKAVRAVEMDSAAAATYTLNHGGQLRDSKVVGGPVYVGAIEDWLAKEDVPEVDVVVGGPPCQGFSTLNRAGVGSHRNELWKLYAETVERATPQYFVLENVPAFLKSEQWGVFREALDGGILKNYEIEFAVLNAADYGAFQARKRVIVIGRHKDLPALGLPKKTHEGAHRNLAEALLGVPRAVDRIGIPEGRVEFRGGEFPGCFRTRELHIGRPYRQLSLDRFAAISHDGGSRSELPDDLKAPCWRKHAKGTGDVMGRLYWDKPSVTIRTEFYKPEKGRYIHPDQDRVITHYEAALVQGFRKDYRWVGTRDDIARQIGNAVPIPLGAAIGHVLVDALPRVETGPMP from the coding sequence GTGTCGACCCATACGCCATCATCTGACTCAGGGCCGGCCGCGGCAAAACCGAAGAGCCGCGAACCCAAGATCACGACTCTCGACCTGTTCGCGGGCGCCGGGGGACTGACGGAGGGACTGAACGCCGCTCCGGGAAGGCGGTTCAAGGCGGTCCGTGCCGTTGAGATGGACTCCGCGGCAGCCGCCACGTACACGTTGAACCATGGCGGACAGCTCCGCGACAGCAAGGTCGTCGGCGGTCCCGTGTACGTGGGTGCGATCGAGGACTGGCTGGCCAAGGAGGACGTACCCGAGGTCGACGTGGTCGTAGGTGGGCCACCCTGCCAAGGTTTCTCCACACTCAACCGCGCCGGGGTGGGGTCCCATCGGAACGAGTTGTGGAAGCTGTACGCCGAGACTGTAGAGAGGGCGACCCCGCAGTACTTCGTCCTAGAGAACGTCCCAGCGTTTCTGAAGTCGGAGCAATGGGGTGTCTTCAGGGAAGCACTCGACGGCGGCATCCTCAAGAACTACGAGATTGAGTTCGCCGTATTGAACGCCGCCGACTACGGGGCGTTCCAAGCGCGTAAGCGCGTCATTGTCATCGGTCGTCACAAAGACCTGCCCGCACTTGGCCTGCCGAAGAAGACGCATGAGGGAGCACATCGCAACCTGGCCGAGGCGCTTCTCGGCGTGCCGCGCGCGGTCGACCGCATTGGGATCCCCGAGGGCCGCGTCGAGTTCAGGGGCGGCGAGTTTCCGGGGTGCTTCCGAACACGTGAGCTCCACATCGGACGCCCCTACAGGCAGCTGTCGCTTGACCGATTCGCAGCGATCTCTCATGACGGCGGCAGCCGGTCGGAGCTGCCGGACGACCTCAAGGCGCCATGTTGGCGCAAGCACGCCAAGGGCACAGGCGACGTCATGGGCCGGCTCTACTGGGATAAGCCGTCGGTGACGATCCGCACCGAGTTCTATAAGCCGGAGAAGGGTCGCTACATCCACCCCGACCAAGACCGCGTCATCACGCACTACGAGGCCGCGCTCGTCCAAGGCTTTCGCAAGGACTACCGATGGGTGGGCACTCGTGACGACATCGCGCGCCAGATTGGCAACGCAGTGCCCATCCCGCTTGGAGCAGCCATCGGTCACGTGCTTGTCGATGCATTGCCGCGTGTAGAGACAGGACCGATGCCCTGA
- the glnA gene encoding type I glutamate--ammonia ligase: MFGNADEFFKFVRDEGVEYIDIRFTDLPGIQQQVTMPISAFDEDTAAEGVAFDGSSIRGFQTIDQSDMKLLPDYGTAYVDPFRNPKTIAMDFFVHDPITGEAYSRDPRNIARKAEAYLKTTGIGDTAFFAPEAEFYIFDRVAYGTSANKSYYEIQSAESAWSTGDELADNRGYKVRYKGGYFPVQPTDRFADLRNDMMTNLANAGLILERGHHEVGTAGQAEINYRFDTLLKAADDTMKFKYLVRNTAWAQDKTVTFMPKPIFGDNGSGMHVHQSIWNNGEPLFYDEAGYGGLSDTARWYIGGILKHAPSLLAFTNPSVNSYRRLVPGFEAPIALVYSARNRSACVRIPITGANAKAKRIEFRCPDPSSNPYLAFSALLLAGIDGIKNKIEPAAPIDKNIYELPPEEYAEIDMVPTSLGAVLDSLEADHEFLTAGDVFTPDLIETWIDYKRTEEILPIQLRPHPHEFELYYDI; this comes from the coding sequence ATGTTCGGCAATGCCGACGAGTTCTTCAAGTTTGTCCGGGACGAGGGCGTCGAGTACATCGACATCCGCTTCACCGACCTTCCGGGCATCCAGCAGCAGGTCACGATGCCGATCTCGGCATTCGATGAGGACACCGCCGCCGAGGGCGTCGCGTTCGACGGCTCGTCGATCCGCGGGTTCCAGACCATCGACCAGTCGGACATGAAGCTGCTGCCGGACTACGGCACCGCGTACGTGGATCCCTTCCGCAACCCCAAGACGATCGCGATGGACTTCTTCGTCCACGACCCGATCACGGGCGAGGCGTACTCGCGCGATCCGCGCAACATCGCCCGCAAGGCCGAGGCCTACCTGAAGACCACCGGCATCGGCGACACGGCGTTCTTCGCCCCCGAGGCCGAGTTCTACATCTTCGACCGCGTCGCCTACGGCACCAGCGCGAACAAGAGCTACTACGAGATCCAGTCGGCCGAGTCGGCTTGGTCGACCGGCGACGAGCTGGCGGACAACCGCGGCTACAAGGTCCGCTACAAGGGCGGCTACTTCCCCGTCCAGCCGACCGACCGCTTCGCCGACCTGCGCAACGACATGATGACGAACCTGGCGAACGCCGGCCTCATCCTCGAGCGCGGCCACCACGAGGTCGGCACCGCCGGCCAGGCCGAGATCAACTACCGCTTCGACACGCTGCTCAAGGCCGCGGACGACACGATGAAGTTCAAGTACCTCGTCCGCAACACGGCGTGGGCCCAGGACAAGACCGTGACGTTCATGCCGAAGCCGATCTTCGGTGACAACGGCTCGGGCATGCACGTGCACCAGTCGATCTGGAACAACGGCGAGCCGCTGTTCTACGACGAGGCCGGCTACGGCGGACTCTCCGACACGGCCCGCTGGTACATCGGCGGCATCCTGAAGCACGCGCCGTCGCTGCTGGCGTTCACCAACCCGTCGGTGAACTCCTACCGCCGCCTCGTGCCGGGCTTCGAGGCCCCGATCGCGCTGGTCTACTCGGCCCGCAACCGCTCGGCCTGTGTCCGCATCCCGATCACGGGTGCGAACGCCAAGGCCAAGCGCATCGAGTTCCGCTGCCCCGACCCGTCGAGCAACCCGTACCTGGCGTTCTCCGCGCTGCTGCTCGCCGGCATCGACGGCATCAAGAACAAGATCGAGCCGGCGGCCCCGATCGACAAGAACATCTACGAGCTGCCGCCGGAGGAGTACGCCGAGATCGACATGGTCCCGACCTCGCTCGGCGCCGTGCTCGACAGCCTCGAGGCCGACCACGAGTTCCTGACGGCCGGCGACGTGTTCACGCCCGACCTGATCGAGACGTGGATCGACTACAAGCGCACCGAGGAGATCCTGCCGATCCAGCTGCGGCCGCACCCGCACGAGTTCGAGCTGTACTACGACATCTGA
- a CDS encoding HNH endonuclease: MSSGDDELVGALRTAAQTVRSVTSSVAEELRALSAARDAAEAAMAERLAELEQTQGYVAEDASSVSTWARCELRQDARRTRQLIRAAGTMRELSEVGQAARAGRISIDHVARFSFAMAHVDQVEVRRWESHLVAVALLHPPSRVQSLVDRLRAILHAEELDEAWIAGADKAHLTLNALQDGWHVTGFLPIDVGAKLKAVLDAVSVPREAGDRRSASERRIDGLDQLLTRVLAEGLPTDGTVRPQIHVIVDAGTLQQALAPHTESAFEPVEPAVLHGFGHIGPNLLAHLTCGADLIPVLVDHVGPNRTVLDVGRRHRDATAKQRHAVWVQQEGRCDTDHCHHSIDHVHHRQRWSDGGPTDLANLVGLCTACHRHTHRHDTTLARAG, from the coding sequence ATGTCTTCGGGGGATGACGAGTTGGTCGGCGCGTTGCGCACGGCTGCTCAGACGGTGCGATCGGTCACCAGCTCGGTGGCCGAGGAGTTGCGCGCGTTGTCCGCGGCCCGCGATGCCGCCGAGGCTGCGATGGCCGAGCGCCTCGCGGAACTCGAGCAGACCCAGGGGTACGTGGCTGAGGACGCGTCCAGTGTGTCGACGTGGGCGCGGTGTGAGTTGCGTCAGGACGCACGGCGCACCCGCCAGCTGATCCGGGCTGCGGGCACGATGCGCGAGCTTTCCGAGGTGGGCCAGGCCGCACGGGCCGGTCGGATCTCGATCGATCATGTCGCGCGGTTCTCGTTCGCGATGGCCCATGTCGACCAGGTCGAGGTGCGACGGTGGGAGTCACACCTGGTCGCGGTGGCGCTGCTGCACCCGCCGTCGCGGGTCCAGTCGCTGGTCGACCGGTTGCGGGCCATCCTCCATGCCGAGGAGCTGGACGAGGCGTGGATCGCCGGCGCCGACAAGGCGCACCTGACGCTGAACGCGTTGCAGGACGGCTGGCACGTCACCGGCTTCCTGCCGATCGACGTCGGGGCGAAGCTCAAGGCCGTGCTCGACGCGGTCTCGGTGCCACGTGAGGCGGGGGACCGGCGATCGGCGTCCGAGCGGCGCATCGACGGACTCGACCAGCTGCTCACCCGTGTGCTCGCCGAGGGCCTGCCCACCGATGGCACGGTGCGACCCCAGATCCACGTCATCGTTGACGCCGGCACCCTGCAGCAGGCGCTCGCGCCCCACACCGAGAGCGCGTTCGAGCCGGTCGAGCCGGCGGTGCTGCACGGGTTCGGCCACATCGGACCGAACCTGCTGGCGCACCTGACCTGTGGTGCCGACCTGATCCCGGTGTTGGTCGACCACGTGGGCCCGAACCGCACCGTGCTGGACGTCGGGCGCCGTCACCGTGACGCGACCGCGAAGCAACGCCACGCGGTCTGGGTCCAGCAAGAAGGCCGCTGCGACACCGACCACTGCCACCATTCGATCGACCACGTCCATCACCGCCAGCGATGGTCCGACGGCGGCCCGACCGACCTGGCCAACCTCGTCGGACTCTGCACCGCCTGCCACCGCCACACCCACCGCCACGACACGACCCTCGCCCGGGCGGGCTGA
- a CDS encoding RDD family protein: protein MTETYDEPSLGRRIVALLIDWVIASLSAVALFGWAGVQFPPAGIRDQLIINGVFVLEVSILLGLVGFSIGKRVMGLRLINPDGRPIGIPRAVLRTVLLSFVIPAIIMTEDKRGLHDLAAGSKVVRA, encoded by the coding sequence GTGACCGAGACCTACGACGAGCCCTCGCTGGGCCGGCGCATCGTCGCGCTGCTCATCGACTGGGTGATCGCCAGCCTGTCCGCCGTCGCCCTGTTCGGGTGGGCCGGTGTCCAGTTCCCGCCGGCGGGCATTCGCGACCAGCTGATCATCAACGGCGTCTTCGTGCTCGAGGTGTCGATCCTGCTCGGCCTGGTCGGCTTCTCGATCGGCAAGCGCGTCATGGGCCTGCGACTGATCAACCCCGACGGTAGGCCGATCGGCATCCCTCGCGCGGTGTTGCGCACCGTCCTGCTCAGCTTCGTGATCCCCGCGATCATCATGACCGAGGACAAGCGCGGACTGCACGACCTCGCGGCCGGCAGCAAGGTCGTCCGGGCCTGA